The nucleotide sequence TTGTGTTCTCATGAGAAAGTTTCAGGGCTCAAGGTTACGGCCAGGTAGGCCTCTAGTTGAATGCTCATCTAGGTACAATCCTATTTGAAGTGTCTTGACTGGGAGAATTGCTCATCTCCAGGACTGTCACTGGGCCCACGCAAAagcccactcactcacacactttcactGCCCCGTGACccatttctgagtgtgtgtgtgtgtgtgcatgtctgtgtgtgtggtagaggggcGGCAGTGCACTGTGTGGGTGTCCTGTGCATGTGTAtggcctgcttgtgtgtgtgtgagtgtgtaggtgggtgggtgggtgggtaaaGGTCACTGTGGGTGAGAGTGGTTTTTGGAATCCTTTCATTTTGAAAACTTCTCCCTCAAAACTTCACTTCAAGGCCTTGTCTGATGATAGTGCAGAGAGTGGAAAGTGCATGCTGATGATCCAATGAAGGCAGAGTATTTTTAGAGTAGCACTGTTGCTTTTCTCTGACTGCATATTCAAACTAGACTAAACAGAACTAATCTGGTCAAGTTGGCCAGAGCTGCAGTAACACTGCAAATgttatgtttatgtttgtgcctgcctgcctgattCCAGCAGATTCTGGGTCAGCTAATCAGTGCCGGAGATGCGGAGTGAATCGTCTAGGGAGAATCAAGCAGATTTTAGGTCAGTATATAAATGTAGTTTTGTCCTGTGATTAGACTCCCACTTGCCTCCATGTGGATATTGCCAGGTTGTCAAGTAAAGGTTCCATAAAAACGTATTTTAAACTTAAACTTAATTTGCAGGTTCCAGCTGATGTCACCCCTGTGTGTCTAATCTTCTAAGTGAAGGGACAGATGGTTAGTTATATTATGCAGGACTCCTGTATTGTTTGGAGAATGGGTCTGTAAAGCCACCATTGTCTTACAGACACCACCTTCCTCAAACATCACCACTGTCCACAACAACAGTGGGGTCTCCAACTCCATCTCACAGTGCATGAGTAGTTTTTTACTACTCATGGCAGGTTCCAATGACAGCCATGAGAATGTTGTCGTCTTTATTTCATAAAGGGCTGGGAAGCTTCATATCTCACGAGTGAAAAGGCACAAAAAAACAAGGGCAACACGTTTTGTGGAGGATAAACAGCAGCATTACTCTCCTTGTGACACAATGGGGGATGTTAAACTGGGTTACTCCTGTCTCTTTCTGGATCAGCAAGAAGGCAGGCAGCATGTGAAGAAGTTTTTCAGTGACTCCTGCGACTTTCCTTCACGGCAGTGTTCATTAATCAGTTATGTAACGAGATACgcagccccccccccgggcTTAGTTCGCCAGCCTACTGAGGCGAGGAGAGCTGAGAAGGGCAGGAGCCAGGCCTTGTGACTGTGGTGGGGCTGTGGCTGTGATTGCCCCCTGGtggtctggaggagagatgcaggTGCTCCTTTTCCTCCAGGTTGGGGAGGCTGCTAATCCCATGGAACAGGGCTGGCCAACAACAATCCAGCACGGTCCATGCCGTACATACATGATCCTGAAGTATTGCaagacacacagatgcacacacacacacaaatttgcCCTTAGATGACCTCAGAGATAGACACAGGAGGCATCAGCAGCTATGCATGTCCCCGGTGTTGTTCTGATTGGCCAGTCCCAcgggacacagacagaaaatCATTTACCGGGAACTGAGTCCCATGGTGAGGACCAGTAATTTGTTGAAGTAGGATCAGGACCCGGGCCACGAATGGCTGGGGATGACATCAGTCACTTCTTGTTTTTCCCGTGCCATTGTGACGCTGTGATTGGCAGCTGCTTCTGTTCGGCAGTGTTGAGCAGTGTTTAGTGGGGCGGTGGGGGTCTGAAAGTCGGGCATTGCTCATCTTGTCAAGAACACGACTgcactgtttttgtgtgtgtgttagtgtgcatgTCAGGAGCAGACACAACAGCCCCTCCCTCTAGGGTTCCTTTGCCTCCTCCTGAATTAGTTTCACATTGTTTCCAAGTCATTGGTTTGTGATTGTATAAAAGGTCTGGATCAGATTATGATGTTCTTCACAGGAGGTTGGATATCTGTTTGCGTTGACAATATCCCTCTGTCAGAGGaggaaaacacatacacacatactgcactTTTTCTCCTAAGATTGAGCAGTCCGCCTCACTCATAATTGACATTTTGTTTCTTCAATGACTCAATTTGCCCTCCAAATTAGACTTTGAGATGAGTCTGGTTGGAGGATGAAAGCAGCAAAGCACATCTGACACTGATGGAAAACACTAGAGGTTCATCCATAATGGATGAAATGCATCATCACCATCCACGGACCAACACTGCGTCTCACATCATCATTATCCAGGGAATTCACTCATCGTCTGGGGAACCTTTCTTTGTCTTCCTCCCAGCCtgagcctccctctcctcctctctcctcctttcttccagATACTGGGTGACCTCAAGAGGATGGGTCTgtttggtggggtggggggtgaggatagAGAGGGTaggtgagagggggaagggggattcCGTCAGTCCTGTGAGTCCCATTCTGAGAATGTTATTCTTGTTAATTTCATCTCCatgggggactgtgtgtgagtgtgtgtacgtgtgtgtgtgtgtgtgtgtgtgtgtgtgtgtgtgtgtgtgtgtgtgtgtgtgtgtgtgtgtgcatgtgtgtgtgtgtgtgacattattCATTCACTTTTTACGGGGCAGGTTCTATGATTCACCCTGTTTACCGTCTAAGAGCCAGGGACTCTGGAATATAGAACAGGTTGAGAGACAACAGCCTGTTCTGCCTTCCCAACTTCATTCCATCTTTCTGAATGTCACATCAAAATGAATATGCCATTCGAACAGTCAAGGATACATTTAATACTGGCACACTTGTCAATTAAATCCTGTTAGTTGTTCCGTCAGTTGGCTCACCTTCACCTCAGATCTTGTTTCAATGATCCCCATGAACTAAAAGCTGAGAGACAAAGTCTTGAATGTGTGAGAATGGATGAcaaaaaagaagcagaaaagaaTATATGATGGAGGACAGAATGAAatacatacaaaatacataaaaaatacataacAAATTGGAGTTCATGGAGGATTCCCCTTTAGAAAAGGACTGGGTCATCGACATGACATCTTAAGGCCCGAGGTCTCAGGTGGGGTCATACCCCTGTACTGATTAACACAGCCCATCCATCCCacatcagccaatcagcttAAACAGCATAATCAATGTTTATCAGTAGGGATCAATAGCCCTCAGTGCTCAATCAATACTTGATACCATGGCTCATTGCAGAAGTTCTAGAATCATCCAAACCACTTTCTGATGGTCAGAGGATAGCCTTTTTAGTCTCAATGTTTTTGGTGGATAAGGAATCAGGTAGTTATGGTCCTGAATATAAGGCAATTGTCCTGAATACAAGGGATGGTCATGAATAGTAGTGCTGAATCTTTAAAGTATAAGCTCATTCCTCAAGCTATCCAAAATATATACATAGTAGCTTGAAGTCCATAGTGAAAAAAACCTAGATTTCACTGCCCTCATGTGGTTCTAAGCATAAACAGCAACGCAAACCATGCGAGTGCTCTATTTACCACTGAGAGACTAACAATCCGACAGCTGCTCTCTGTCGTCCATCAAATGTCTCAGTTTGCCTTTTTTTCTGAAAATTGTTACATCAGAGTGACCATCAGTAACTTTAAACAAAAGTAACATCAAAACAGGAAGTTCATGTCCTGCCAGCAAGCGCAAACACAGCTCTCCTGTCAACTTTAAATCCTACTGACTACGAAACTCTCGAGGAAACCTACCACATGCTGTCTGGATCTCTCAACCACCAGCATGTTCAAGAACATGGAATTTGCTGATAATGGCACAATATCAGCCTCGGTACTACTTGACCTCCGTGCTGCTTTGGACCCAGTGGATCACACAATACTCTTAGCCAGATTAGAAAATGGGTGGGACTGTCAGGGGACAGGGAACAGTAGACAGCTATGACCAGTGGGTCCCTCAGGGCTCCACAATCTCTGCAAGCTCCTACAAGGCCAAATCCTACAAAACAACATTTCTGGTCATCGTTATGCAGATGCTTGTCTTGACTCGAAAACAAGTCAATTCAGAAACCTTGTTTCTGGATTTCTCGTAGACTTAAATCTCTGGCTCATTTGCCGTATCAAAACAGTAGCCAAGTTATGACGTGACCATACTGTGCCTTCTTACACTTGACTGTGATAACCTGTACCGCCACTACTCAACACCTCAGAATTACATCCCAAATTATTTTGTACCTACAATGTTCTTTCTATAGGTATTACTATGTGAATACAGGGTAGTTTATGGAACCTGGTGTAGATTTTTGCTGTTCATGGTAATATAAATGGGTGAAGACCCAGAGAAGGGGCCTCCTTCCAGGGTGGAGCTTAAGGAAGCCCACAGCACCAAATGGGTTCATCCCACCCTTCTGGTTCCCTTGAGTGAGCAAACCTTTTATTCTCAGCTTAATTGAAAACATGCTTAATATCGTGTTCATTTTACTTGTATTTGGAGTGGCTGTATTCAGCCTGCTGGGCTGCAAAAGCTTTGACATGAAAATAACACACTTGAAAATATTGGAGTTAGAAAGTGGCTGAGTGCTCTTTAAATGTTCCagtaaaaatgtatttaattattataataattcaGCCATGCCTATAGTAACAGAAGTTATTAGACAAGATACATTTTGTATGGGGGAGGTTGAGCTTTCCAGGGGTAAAAGAACAGAACAGATTCCGTGAAGGGACCTCCTCCAAAGATTCCAGAGTTCATCCCACCTTTCCACCAATTATACAGTAGGAATGTACCGGAGCCCCACTTGAGACCAGGACTGCAGCTAAGCAGATAAGCGCAGATTCATAATTGCCTCAAGAATTCACTGATTACAAATTGTTCATTCTAAAGGCAACCAATCAAATATTCCAATTTTTATCAAACATAATCAAATATTTCTTTACCCACTCTTCTGGTATATTCTGAAGCGCTCGGGTGAGAACAACTCGCAATTTGCAATCAAACGAATGCCAATGACCAACAGGACCGACAGAAAAGGACTAACAGGACTAACAGGATCCCTCAACTTCTGCTAAATTGGGAAACATGCTTAAGAACTTccttgtcattgtactggtgtACGTCAGCTGTGAGTGGCTGCACACAACCTGCTGGGATCTTGGTAATTCAATGTCTGCATGCTTTCTTGAGATTCTGCTAGATATTACGCCATCAATTACTTGAAGAAACACGGACATTGTGTTTATTCTGTGCTCAGGTGAAAAGTCCATTGACGAGAAAGACATGGCTGCCAGTGATGCATTGAAGGTAATAAACTTTCTTGAAGAATGTGCCATTGTTAGATGGATAGCCATGGCTAGATGCTACAGATgctattcatgttgtttaatgttgattattgttgttttgtttatgtGATGTGCTTTTAAAGTGTGTCTAAACATTTTTAGTCCAAGtgttttctttaaaaaataatgTTTGAATGTTTCTAGAGGACAGTCCAAaagtctgactgtctgtgtgagggggagaaggaatTTGTGCACCAGAGGAGAATGAAGACTCTGGATTCTCTGAAGAAGCACAACATCAAGTGTGAACTTGTATGTGGACTATCATGTCTGATCCTGCTTATAGTGATGCACTAACAAAACCAGGTAGTCTTTACTTTACTGACACCGAACCATAAGGGGGAATGGTGCAAACATCTATTTTTGCCCCCCCACCCAGGAGGATGTGCCTAACATTGCTCTGGTAGTGTCTGGGGGAGGCCAGAGGGCTGCAGTTGGCATGCTGGGGTCAATCTACCAGATGGAGCAGGATGCCCTGCTGGACACTGTGCTCTACATGGGGGGGGTCTCTGGATCAACCTGGTAAAATGCATGTTACAGGAGCGACACAGATGCATAAACATTCAATTTTGCTTGGTTTCCATTTATAGAACATACAGTTGGTTGATACAGAGTACGCTGTATTTCATGTCACCCTTCCTCTTGCCTCCCCTCAGGACTATGGCCTCCCTCTACAAAGAGCCTAAGTGGAATGTGTCCAGTGTGATAGCCACCCAGAAGGGTCCCAAAGTGGAACTGGAGGAGGTATCGGACTGGCTGATGGAAAGGGGAAAAGAGCAGAACTTTTCTCTCAGCCATTTATGGGGGGCTCTTACCTCCTCCGCTGTCATGAAAGAGGTCAGTCAGCCAAACCACGCAGTTACTGCATGTCTGAAAGCGGAGAGTACGgttgatttaaagtgctttgtGTTGTTGATTAGATGATCACAAATAAATTCTCTGAGGAAGCAACGAGAGAGGCCTTGAACCCTTACCCAGTCTACTGCGCTATAGACAAACACTGCTTCCAAGAGGGACCTGTTGAAGGTGCGTTGACACCTTCCCAGAGACTTTTAAAATGATACATACCTCATGTCTAGGTGTAACTACTAATACACTTGGACTCCCTGAATCTCCCCATATAGGGTTACCTAAtctcaccccacccacccctctctctttcctacagCGACGTGGTTTGAGATGACCCCTCACCGTTGTGGCTTCACAGACCTGGGCTTCTACGTAGACACCCCTTACCTAGGCAGCCGGTTCCATTCTGGGGAGctggtggagcagagagaggagatggatatGACCACCATGCAAGGTCATCAAGGGGAAGCTCAAAAGGGATTGCTACAGTGCTGTTAAAAGCACTTCctgtaggttgtgtgtgttcctcatctGTGTGTTCTGTTCCGTGTTCCTGCAGGTATTCTGGGCAGTGCCCTGGCAGAGGACCAGACAATCAAAGACATGATGCCAGACTGGATGACAGGTAGTGCCATTGCTCTGTGTGGTACGGGTGTGTTGAGTCTCAGGAATCAGACTTTtgttcctttaaaaaaaaaaagaagaaaaaaaaaggggtCGACTGGGTGTCTAGGGTGTGAGGGTAAAGGTTTCAAGAGGGGgctgtctcctgtctcacaGCCAAATGCACAGTATGCTGTCATAGAAGCTACAGTATAGCATAACAAAATGAtatctggagagaggggtgaaatcAAGTGTTTCTATTCATTGTTTCAATAAGCTATAAAGCTAGGCTGACTAAGCCCATAATGATCATCCCTGGTGCTTGATTTCCAGAGAATGGTGGTGATCTGCATGCCTACTTCCAGGCAtaccagctcctccacaccaTGGTGAACCAAAAGGACCATGAAGACGGAAACTCCTCCCTTCGCACCAATCTGGAGAAAGTTCTAGAAGGTATTGTGCATAACACAACAACAGATCTTGTTTATTGTTTGTGAGACTGTGGGCAGTGTTATTTTGTCAAAGGGAAGCATGACACGTCCTTTGCGTTTGACAGCCACATTTGGAGTGTTAGTGTGAAAAGGGCTGACAGTTATGATGACTGGAGATACAGACTCCTTGCTGGACTTGTGGAGGCAGTAACAGAGATGGAGGTTGTTCCGTTTCTCTTCGGTAGACGCAATAAAGAAGAAGCCCCTCAAACTAGAGAGCTCAGCTACCCCGGAAGAGAAGAAAGTGATATCTGAACAATGGGGCTTGGATTTCATCAAGGTTTTGGGGGTGTGGTGTGAAGGTTTGGAAGAGAGTCCCTTCAAACGCTTGGGTAGGTGTCCTGTTGAATCATGAATAAATGATAGTACAGTACTAAGTTGCATCAAATTCATCTTGATCCTGTGGTGTGATTTCTGTACAACAAGAACATGGCATGAACATGACATTGTGTAGCAACTGCTAGAATGACAGCCGAGTTTATTGTTCATGTTGAATTTTATTTTTGTCTTGATGTCATCTTTTCCCAGTGTGCTGGATGATCAAGCATGTATTCCCATTGGTTGTGAAATGGGAGTGGGGCTCAATCAACAACTTCCTGTACAAGCATCCAGGTGAGAGAATACGGCTGAAATAACCTGCCCCATTGAAACCGAAAGTCTTGAAGCAGATTTAGACAACATGATTGACCAACTGATTCTGTAATGTGTGTTACCGGGCAGACCCCAAGGTTCCGTCCAATCTTCAGACGAGGGAGACCCTTCAACTGATTGACGCGGGTCTAATGATCAACGCCCCTTACCCATCTTTCCTGGGGCCAAAGAGAGGGGTGGACCTCATGATTGTCCTGGAATACAGTGCAGGGAACATCTTTGAGGTAGACCACTCTGCTCCCTGTGCTAGTTTAACTAGACTGAAAGCTACGCTGAAGATCAGACTGGCTTTCAggatcttctcctccttcagcctCACCACATagttttgtttttcaaactATCTTTGAGAAATTTCATAAAACTGTTAAAAACGTAATATTTTTATTAGAAGTAAATCTTCATGTATTTTAAGCATGGTGACTAGGTTGGTTCTGGTACCCACTGACCCTGTCCCTCCGTACGCCCAGACATTGGAGTTTGCCCAGAACTACTCCCGCAAGATGAACAAGCCATTCCCTCAGTTCAACCAGAGCGtgctggaagagagggagcagcCTAAGGACTTCTATGTATTTGAGGGGCAGGAGAGTGAACCCACTATCCTGTACATGCCTCTCTTCAACCTGCAGAACTGTCAAGGTCAGTCTCCTTCTGCAGCCAGCAGGGGAATTCAAGTACTTTTGGATTTATCAATGTTCAAAGAAACTCCAACTATTTGAACAAAATTTACAGAAAAACTAGATGTATGCTAAAATGCATAAAGTGAAAAAAGTAAGTCATATTCACTTCCAAGTTTAATCATGTGATCTTAACATCTCGGTGAtgtcctccacttcctgcttgATGTCTGAATGACTTTCTAGATTTCTTTCCTCCTTAGATAAAGACGATATCgctaaagagagggaagagtacACGACATTCCAGCTACCATACAGTGCAGAGAAGATTGATTACCTTGTGGAGAAAGCCAAGGTGAACATGAGGAACAACAAGCAGAAGATCCTCCAGCAGATTGAGAAGGCTGTCCAGCGGAAGCAGCTGATGAGGTGTGATCATGTCACATCCTGGAGATGTGAAACATCCTCATTTACATGTTCATTTGGTTCAATAGTAACTTGTTGTTTTCCTTTCATAGGAATTCGGAACGCGCGTCTGTTCAAGACACTGACGAAGGAATGAAGTGTGTGATGCAGTAGCCAATTATAACCACCAGGCGGGCACACATGCCCACAATGATCAAtttatacaaataaaatcaagtttgatttttattttatctATTTAGTAGTAGGGTAAGATGGGATAAGTACCTCCaccgtgaaaatatgtctaaCTACCCAGTAGGAGTTCACAAGTGTAGATTTTAGAAGGGGGCCAGTTGCCCCCAACACACTCATCCAACATATTACTACTATATTAAAAACATCCAACAATTTCTGTCTAAACAAGTGAATTATTTATGTTAAGGTCTTACTACTTGTACATGAAATATGTACATATAGATTAATAGAAATATATATGGAACAGTATTTTTTTACTGATAAACTTACCTAGTTTTGTGCTTATATGTTTTGAAAATGATGATGCCGCAGGGAACCTTTTTTAGTCGAGCAAGATCAGTGGCAGCCAAAAAGAATTATAAATAGATCAGTGGCAGTCTGGGAAAGTGTTGTGTGAAAAATCTGAAGAGCCTTTGTGGGGATTGTGAATTAAAAGGAGAGGGCTTGTTACCCTGTGTAACAAGTAGATACCCCCTACTACAATCTCTGCAAGCTCCTACAAGGCCAAATCATACAAAACCACATTGCTGGTCACAGTTATGCAGATGCTTGTCTTGATTCTAAAACTAGTCATTCATCTTAGACTTAGATATCTGGCTCAATTGCCATATCAAAACAGTAGCCAAGTTATGACGTGACCATACTGTGCCTTCTTACTGTCacagccacagccgtgcccccctgtttttggttttgccctgccctagtgtttccctgtgtctgtcattgtcttcacctgtgtctcgttgagGGGTTTCAGTTCTCGTTTGTCTTGTCAATTcaacctgtgtcttgtttggttctgtgtatttaggttccttttttatgtccagtctttgtcttgtccatACCCTTGTTAGCGTGAGTACCCTGTCTATTCCTGtttcaagaaaaaaaaactttgtttGACGCAATGCCTGTCCACTCTCCTGCTAAAGGATAGGTATCGAACCTAGTGTAGAATTTTGCTGTTCATGGTAATATAAATGGGTGAGAAGGGGCCTCCTCCAAAGATTCCAGGGTGGAGCTTAAGGAAGCCCACGGCACCAGATGGGTTCATCCCACCCTTCTGGTTCCCTTTAGTGATCAAACCTTTTATTCACAGCTTAATTGATAACATGCTTAAGAACATCATTTTCATTATACTTGTACTCTGTATTCAGCCTTCTGGGAGCTTGGGTCATTTAAATGTTACCAAAAGCTTTGACATGTGGAAAATAACAACCTTGAAAAATGTATTGGAGCTAGAAAGTGGCTGAGTGCTCTTTAAATGTTCCAGTCAAAATGTATTTCATTATAATTTTGCTACGCAGCAATGCCTATAGTAACAGAAGTTATTAGACGAGAGATTTTGTATGGGGGAGGTTGAGCTTTCCAGGGGTAAATGGTTGAAAAACTGATTCCGAGAAGGGACCCCCAAAACATCCAGAGATCATCCCACCTTTCCAGCAATTATACAGTAGGAATGTACCGTAAGCCCTCTTGAGATCAGGACTGCAGGGATAAGCACAGATTCATAACTGCCTAAGGAATTCCCTGATGACAAACTGTTAATCCTAAAGGCAACCAATCAACTATTTCTTTACCCACTCTTCTGGTATATTCTGAAGCGCTCAGGTGAGAACAAGTCGCAATTTGCAATCAAACCAATGCCAATGACCAACAGGACCGACAGCACAGGACTAACAGGACTAACAGGAACCCTCAACTTCGCCTAAATTGGGAAACATGCTCAAGAACGTccttgtcattgtactggtgtACGTCAGCTGTGAGTGGCTGCACACAACCTGCTGGGATCTTGGTAATTCAATGTCTGCATGCTTTCTTGAGATTCTGCTAGATATTACGCCATCAATTACTTGAAGAAAGATGGATTTTTTCTGTGCTCAGATGTAAAGGCCTTTGACGAGAAAGACGTAACTGCCAGTGATGCATTGAAGGTAATAAACTTTCTAGAAGAATGTGCCATTGTTAGATGGGTAGCCATGGCTAGAGATGATCATGTTTAGTTTCGATTATTGGTTTGTTTATATGCTGTGCTTTTAAAGTGTCTAAACGAACATTCAACTTTTATAAGTCAAAGTATTCTctttaaaaacatgtttccaGAGGACAGTCCAAAAGTCTGACTGTCTGTGCGAGGGGGAGAAGGAATTTGTGCACCAGAGGAGAATGAAGATTCTGGATTCTCTGATGAAGCATAACATCAAGTGTGAACTTGTATGTGGACTATGTCTGATCCTGCTTACAGGGATGcacttagtaaaaaaaaaaacagttagtATTTACTTTACTGACACCGAACTATAAGGGGGAATGGTGCAAACATCTATTTTTGCCCCCCCACCCAGGAGGATGTGCCTAACATTGCTCTGGTAGTGTCTGGGGGAGGCCAGAGGGCTGCAGTTGGCCTGCTGGGGTCAATCTACCAGATGGAGCAGGATGCCCTGCTGGACACTGTGCTCTACATGGGGGGGGTCTCTGGATCAACCTGGTAAAATGCATGTTACAGGAGCGACacagatgcatacacacaaTGCCATCTCTTAAATATTTTCAATTTTGCTTGGTTTCCATTTATAGAACATAGTTGGTTGATACAGAGTACGCTGTATTTCATGTCACCCTTCCTCTTGCCTCCCCTCAGGACTATGGCCTCCCTCTACAAAGAGCCGAAGTGGAATGTGTCCAGTGTGATAGCCACCCAGAAGGGTCCCAAAGTGGAACTGGAGGAGGTATCGGACTGGCTGATGGAAAGGGCAAAAGAGCAGTACTTTTCTCTCAGCGATTTATGGGGGGCTCTTACCTCCTCCGCTGTCATGAAAGAGGTCAGTCAGCCAAACC is from Osmerus mordax isolate fOsmMor3 chromosome 3, fOsmMor3.pri, whole genome shotgun sequence and encodes:
- the LOC136941114 gene encoding cytosolic phospholipase A2 gamma-like isoform X1; the protein is MLKNFLVIVLVYVSCEWLHTTCWDLGEKSIDEKDMAASDALKRTVQKSDCLCEGEKEFVHQRRMKTLDSLKKHNIKCELEDVPNIALVVSGGGQRAAVGMLGSIYQMEQDALLDTVLYMGGVSGSTWTMASLYKEPKWNVSSVIATQKGPKVELEEVSDWLMERGKEQNFSLSHLWGALTSSAVMKEMITNKFSEEATREALNPYPVYCAIDKHCFQEGPVEATWFEMTPHRCGFTDLGFYVDTPYLGSRFHSGELVEQREEMDMTTMQGILGSALAEDQTIKDMMPDWMTENGGDLHAYFQAYQLLHTMVNQKDHEDGNSSLRTNLEKVLEVDAIKKKPLKLESSATPEEKKVISEQWGLDFIKVLGVWCEGLEESPFKRLVCWMIKHVFPLVVKWEWGSINNFLYKHPDPKVPSNLQTRETLQLIDAGLMINAPYPSFLGPKRGVDLMIVLEYSAGNIFETLEFAQNYSRKMNKPFPQFNQSVLEEREQPKDFYVFEGQESEPTILYMPLFNLQNCQDKDDIAKEREEYTTFQLPYSAEKIDYLVEKAKVNMRNNKQKILQQIEKAVQRKQLMRNSERASVQDTDEGMKCVMQ
- the LOC136941114 gene encoding cytosolic phospholipase A2 gamma-like isoform X2 — encoded protein: MLKNFLVIVLVYVSCEWLHTTCWDLGEKSIDEKDMAASDALKRTVQKSDCLCEGEKEFVHQRRMKTLDSLKKHNIKCELEDVPNIALVVSGGGQRAAVGMLGSIYQMEQDALLDTVLYMGGVSGSTWTMASLYKEPKWNVSSVIATQKGPKVELEEVSDWLMERGKEQNFSLSHLWGALTSSAVMKEMITNKFSEEATREALNPYPVYCAIDKHCFQEGPVEATWFEMTPHRCGFTDLGFYVDTPYLGSRFHSGELVEQREEMDMTTMQGILGSALAEDQTIKDMMPDWMTENGGDLHAYFQAYQLLHTMVNQKDHEDGNSSLRTNLEKVLEDAIKKKPLKLESSATPEEKKVISEQWGLDFIKVLGVWCEGLEESPFKRLVCWMIKHVFPLVVKWEWGSINNFLYKHPDPKVPSNLQTRETLQLIDAGLMINAPYPSFLGPKRGVDLMIVLEYSAGNIFETLEFAQNYSRKMNKPFPQFNQSVLEEREQPKDFYVFEGQESEPTILYMPLFNLQNCQDKDDIAKEREEYTTFQLPYSAEKIDYLVEKAKVNMRNNKQKILQQIEKAVQRKQLMRNSERASVQDTDEGMKCVMQ